The proteins below come from a single Aegilops tauschii subsp. strangulata cultivar AL8/78 chromosome 6, Aet v6.0, whole genome shotgun sequence genomic window:
- the LOC141026091 gene encoding uncharacterized protein, with product MLLLTLQVTSRKLRHSLQGHLIKVVSAYPLEKVLCSPNATGQVAKWNIELQAFQLELCTTRVIKRAALADFMAKCMDTHDGEPRHDQPLLLGDEAPDGWVMHFDGAFSRQGAGAGAMLVSPTKDKLYYAVQLCFQCGEKVSNNIAEYEGLIISLKAAAALGVKRLTIKGNSPLLVSFFNKEYKPKDEHMATYLEEVRKMEKRFLGLELQHIPRDANREADDIELPPAPPIGTPACGTTSGAHLLLALEPQAGSLIEELKAYLLHSTLQEKDDDAKRVAREATAYCL from the exons ATGCTCCTCCTCACGCTCCAGGTCACCTCCAGGAAGTTGCGCCATTCCTTGCAGGGCCATCTCATCAAGGTTGTCTCCGCGTACCCTCTAGAGAAGGTGCTATGCAGCCCCAATGCAACAGGCCAAGTCGCgaagtggaacatcgagctgcaagcctTCCAGTTGGAGCTCTGCACGACCAGAGTCATTAAACGGGCAGCGCTGGCCGACTTCATGGCGAAATGCATGGATACCCACGACGGCGAGCCTCGGCACGACCAACCCCTCCTGCTCGGAGATGAGGCACCCGACGgctgggtcatgcacttcgatggcgcCTTCTCCCGGCAGGGTGCGGGGGCTGGGGCCATGCTTGTCTCCCCAACCAAAgataagctctactacgccgttcAACTATGCTTCCAGTGTGGCGAGAAGGTGTCAAACAACATTGCGGAGTACGAGGGCCTGATCATCAGCCTTAAGGCCGCTGCCGCCTTAGGGGtcaagcgcctcaccatcaagggcaaTTCTCCGCTCCTCGTCAGCTTCTTCAACAAAGAGTACAAGCCCAAGGACGAGCACATGGCGACATACCTTGAGGAGGTGCGCAAAATGGAAAAGCGTTTCCTGGGATTGGAGCTGCAGCACATCCCGCGCGATGCGAACAGGGAAGCTGATGACATC GAGCTACCGCCCGCGCCGCCCATAGGCACCCCGGCCTGCGGCACGACCTCCGGAGCCCACCTGCTCCTGGCATTGGAACCCCAGGCAGGTAGTTTGATCGAGGAGCTCAAGGCCTACCTGCTCCACAGCACCTTGCAAGAAAAGGATGACGACGCGAAACGCGTGGCGCGCGAGGCCACCGCCTACTGCCTATGA